The following DNA comes from Enterobacter sp. SA187.
TCACCCCGCGTAACGGCGATGACAGCGGTGAAGCCAGCTATCACAAATGGCTGCCGGCCGGATCGCTGAAATATGCGGTGACCGATGCCTGGAATCTGTACGTGGCGGGCGGTCGTGGCTTTGAAACGCCGACCATTAACGAGCTTTCCTATCGTTCCGGCGGCCAGAGCGGCCTGAATTTCGATCTGCAACCGTCCACCAACACCACCTGGGAAGTGGGCAGTAAAACCCGTGTGGGTAACGGCCTGCTGACCGCGGCGCTGTTCCAGACCGATACCGATAACGAGATCGTCACCGATGCCAGCAGCGGCGGCCGCACCACCTATAAAAACGCCGGTAAAACCCGTCGTCAGGGCGCGGAGCTGTCGGTTGATCAGCAGTTTGCCGGTAACTGGCGCGCGAAAATGGCCTGGACCTATCTGAATGCCACCTACCGCACTAACGTCTGTAATGACGGCGACTGCAACGGCAACCGTATGCCGGGCATCGCGCGTAATATGGGCTTTGCGTCACTGGGCTGGCAGCCGGAAAGCGGCTGGTACGCCGGGGCGGATGTGCGTTATATGAGCGACATCCAGGCCGATGACGAAAACACCGCTAAAGCGCCGTCTTATACCGTGGTTGGCCTGAACAGCGGCTACAAACTCAATTATGGTAACTGGATGATGGACGTGTTTGGTCGCGTGGATAATCTGTTTGACCGGGAATATGTCGGTTCAGTGATCGTCAACGAATCTAACGGTCGCTACTACGAACCTGCGCCAGGCCGAAATTATGGCGTTGGCTTGTCCGTGGCCTATAGCTTCCAGTAAAACGATTCCGGCCTGATCATCAGGCCGGATTTTTTTATTAGTGCATATCGTTGTCATACTGACGAAGCAGAATTGTTTCACCCACCTCGATAGCATCTATTATTGCCTGTTTACTTTCCGCGCACTGACCTTTTTCCAGCGAGGATAATAATTCATCGTAAGCGCCGTGACTGCGCATTAAACTTTCGGACGAAGGATAGAGATAATTAAAGCATGGGCCGAGGCGCACCCAGAGTTGCTCAATGATGGCTGTCAGCGTGGGCATTTCCGCATAATCATAAAGACAAAAACGGAACGTACGGTTGGCCTGTAAGGTCTGTTCAATATTGCCGCTGGCCAGCGCTTCCTGATAACTTGCCGCCAGCTGTTGCAGCTTTTTCATTTTATCGGCATCGAGATTAGCGCAGGCCACTTCCACCGCCATACCCTCGACTTTTTTGCGTATCGCATTGATTTCCAGATACCTTTCCCGACGCACTTCCGGCACCAGAAACGCCTGTGCGGGGGTGGCATGCAGCGCGCCTGCGGAAACCAGCCGTAAAAGCGCCTCTCTCACCGGCGTAATACTGGTACCCAGTTGATCGGCAATTTCTTTAGTGATGAGCCGCGCGCCAGGCTTTAATGCGCCAACAATAAGTGCGCTTTTCAGGCTTACTTCCACCTGCATAGTAAGGCTCATGCGTTGCGCTTTGACCAGATCAAGCATATTCCGTTCCTGTCCAATACTTAACAATCTCAAGCGGGCTAGTGTAATTAAATGCACGAAATCGTAGGGATATATTCTCTTTATGCATGCCTGGTATGGTTCGTCTCTGAAAGGTTAGTATAAATTTTGGTTATTCAGAGTTAATTAAAGACGCTAATGGAAATTTTGCCTGGAATTTGATGGCGGCATTGACCGCCATCAATGTTGTTATGACCGTTCGGCAACCTTAATCACCAGTTTGCCGAAGTTTTTCCCTTCCAGCAGACCGATAAAGGCATCGGGGGTGTTTTCCAGCCCGTCGGTGATGTGTTCGCGATACTGGATCTTGCCCTCTTTCACCCAGGGGATCATCTCGTTGCGGAACTCGTCGAGGCGATGGCCGTAATCCTGATTGATGATGAAACCCTGCACGCGCAGACGTTTTTTCAGGATGGTGCCCATCAGCAGGGAGAGACGGTCCGGGCCGTCCGGCAGGTCGGTGGCGTTATAGCCGCTGACCAGACCACATACGGGCACGCGCGCCGCGCTGTTCAGCAGTGGCAGAACGGCGTCGAAGACTTTGCCGCCGACGTTTTCATAATAGATATCGATGCCCTCAGAACAGGCTTTCTTCAGCTGTTCGGCGAAATCGTCCGCCCGGTGATCGATACAGGCATCAAAGCCCAGTTTCTCCACTGCGTAGCGGCATTTTTCTTCTCCGCCAGCGACGCCCACCACGCGGCAGCCTTTCAGCTTACCAATTTGCCCGACGGTGGCGCCCACCGGCCCGGTGGCGGCGGCTACCACCAGGGTTTCACCGGATTTTGGCTGCCCGATATCCAGCAGGCCCATATAGGCGGTAAAGCCCGGCATCCCCAGAACACCCAGCGCCCAGGACGGATGTTCCGTTTCCTGAAGCTTCACCAGCCCGCTGCCGTCGGAAATCTCAAACTCCTGCCAGCCGCTGTAGCCCAGTACCAGATCGCCTTCGGCGAAGTCAGGGCTAAAGGATTTCACCACCTGGCTTACGGTACCGCCGCACATCACCTCATCAATCTGTACTGGCGGCGTGTAGGACGGCGCATCGCTCATACGGCCACGCATATAGGGATCGAGCGACAGGTAGAGCGTGCGCAGCAGCACCTGGCCTTCCCCCGGCGTGGCGATGTCATCTTCTTCCAGGCGGAAGTTTTCTTTTACCGGTGCGCCTTTCGGACGGGATGCCAGTACCCAGCGACGATTACGTTGTGAATTTTGACTCATACGGATTTCCTTTCGAAGTAAACCTTAAACAAGGGTAGAAGCTTAAAGCCAGGTTTGCTTTCACATTACGAGCCAGAATGGTTTAAGCGCACCACCAGATAGCGGCAGATCTCTGCGGAATCGTTGATAAATCGGCAGTCATTGGGCGGGCCGAGCTCCAGACAGTCACCGGCGTGCATCTGATGGCGGGTATCCCCTTCGACAAACGTCAGCTCGCCCTCTTGCAACCAGATCAGCTGACGCGCCAGCGCATAGGACGACGCGGGCATGGGAATGTCGCTGCCCGGCGGCAGCTCCACCTGCACCAGATCAAGGGGCAGATCGGTACGTGGCGAAACATGGCGGCGCAGGTAATGGGTTTGCGGATCGCGCCACAGCGGTTGATCGGCAAAACGCAGCAGTTTGCCCTCCTGCATTTCCGCACGGGCGATGAGCGTCGACATGCTGATGCCGAAAGCGCCCGACAGCCGCGCCAGCAGCGTGGCGGTGGGGCTGCTCTCGCCCTTTTCAATCTTGTGGATCATCGCCCGCGACACCCCGGCCCGGTTCGCCAGATCGCTTAACGACCAGCCTCTGGCTTCGCGCTCAAGACGAATTCGCACACTGATCCGTTGATTTATGTTGTCTGTAATAGTATTCATATCGTAATACTATAGTGAACAACTCCAGAGGTTCAACCATGAATATTCGTTACGCGCACAAAGACGACTGCGCGGCCATTGCTGAAATTTTTAACCATGCGGTACTGCACACCGCTGCCATCTGGAACGACGCCACGGTGGATGTGGATAACCGCATCGCCTGGTTTGAAGCGCGCTCGCTGGCGGGGTATCCGGTGCTGGTGAGTGAAGAAAACGGCACAGTCACCGGCTACGCCTCCTTCGGCGACTGGCGCGCCTTCGACGGCTTTCGCCATACGGTCGAGCATTCGGTCTATGTGCACCCGGCGCACCAGGGCAAAGGCATCGGCCAGGCACTGATGATCCGCCTGATCGAAGAAGCGAAGCGCATCGGCAAACATGTGATGGTGGCGGGCATTGAGTCGCAAAACCACGCCTCCATTCATCTGCATGAAAAGCTCGGCTTTACCATCACCGCGCAGATGCCGCAGGTGGGCACCAAATTTGGCCGCTGGCTGGATCTGACCTTTATGCAGCTCCAGCTGGATAACCGTAGCGAACCGGACGCGCTGCCATGAATCAGTCGCTGACGCTGGCGTTTCTGGTGGCGGCGGGCATTGGTCTGGTGGTGCAGAACACGCTGATGGTGCGCATTACCCAGAGTTCCTCAACCATTCTGATCGCCATGCTGCTGAATTCGCTGGTGGGCATTGTGCTGTTTGTCAGCATTCTGCTGATTAAAAATGGCTTCGCGGGATTCAGTGAACTGGCGGCGACGGTGCGCTGGTGGACGATTATTCCCGGCCTGCTGGGATCCTTTTTCGTTTTTGCCAGTATCAGCGGTTATCAGTATGTCGGGGCAGCCACGACTATTGCCGTGCTGGTCGCCAGTCAGTTGATTGGCGGGCTGGTGATGGACGTGCTGAAAAGTCAGGGGATCCCGCTGCGGGCGCTGATTGGCCCGGTCTGCGGCGCGGTGTTGCTGGTAGTCGGCGCCTGGCTCGTGGCCAGACGCCAGTTTTAGATCAGAGAATAACGCCGCCCTGGGTCAGGTGCTCGCGCCTGGCCTCCAGCTCTTCCTTGTTATGACGATCTTTATGCGCGATAGCATGGCGCAGGCGCTGCTGCTGCTGGTAACGTTCCTCCCGGCTCAGCTCCGCGTCATCGCTCAGGGCGATCAGCAACTCGTTCATGTGCGCGATGACGTTCTCGTCAATGGTGGCATCCACGCGCGCAATAACCTCATCCAGATGCGACATACCCTCTCCTTACGATCTAGTTAACTTTGGCTTTGGAAAAATCACTGCCCATCAGACTGACACTATAACCGCTGACGTTGCTGCGCGTGGCATAAAAGGTTTTGCCGTTCGCCAGCGCGATCCACGGCGCCTGCTGATAGAACACCTCCTGCGCCTGTTCGTACAGACGCGCGCGTTCTTCCGGCACGCTGGTCAGCTTCGCTTTTTCAACCAGATCGTTATAGCCTTTATCGCACCAGCGGGCGGCGTTAGAGCCGGTTTTGATGCTGTTGCAGCCGAGCAGCACATCGGCAAAGTTATCCGGATCGCCGTTGTCAGACATCCAGCCAAAGAGCGCGCTGTCGTGCTCGCCTTTACGCATGCCGGAGAGATATTCGCCCCACTCATAAGAGACGATTTTTGCCTTCACGCCCACTTTTGCCCAGTCGCTCTGGATCATCTCAGCGATGCGTTTGGAGTTCGGGTTATAAGGACGTTGTACCGGCATTGACCACAGCGTCACTTCTGTACCCTCTGCCACCCCTGCCTGTTTCAGCAGCGCTTTGGCTTTTTCCGGATCGTACTGGTAATCCTTCAGATCTTTATTAAAGCCGAGCATATTTGGCGGCAGCGGCGATTTCGCCACCGTGCCGGAGCCGAGGAACACCGCGTCCACAATGGCTTTTTTATCGGTGGCGTAGTTCAGCGCCTGACGCACCAGCACGTTATCGAAGGGTTTTTTCTCCGTGTTAAACGCCAGATAACCGACGTTCAGCGCATCGACGGAATGCAGCGTTAAATCCTTATTCTTTTTGATCTCGTCAAACTGCACCGGAGCAGGCGCCGGAATGATCTGGCACTCATTGGTTTGCAGTTTCGCCAGACGGGTCTGCACGTTCGGCGTGATGGAGAAGATAAGGTGTTTGGTCGGCACTTCACCGTCCCAGTAATTCGGGTTGGCGACGTAACGGATCAATGAATCCACTTTATATTGTTGCAGCGCATAAGGGCCGGTACCGATGGGCCAGGTATCGACATATTCCGGCGTGCCCTTTTTCAGCATCGCATCGGCGTATTCGCTGGACAGAATGGAAGCGAAATCCATGCCCCAGTCAGCCAGGAACGCGGCGTTCGGTTCGTTGAGAACAAACTGAACGTGATAATCATCCAGCTTTTTCACGTCTTTGATCAGCTTATCCAGACCGACATCGTTAAAATATTCGTAATTGCCCTGGGAAACATTGTGATACGGATGGTCGGCATTTTTCTGGCGCAGTACCGAGAAAATGACATCGTCGGCATTAAAATCCCGCGTTGGTTTGAAATATTTATTGCTGTTAAATTTCACGCCCTGACGCAGCGTAAAAGTATAGGTTTTGCCGTCCGGGGAAATTTTCCACTCCGTCGCCAGCGACGGCACCGGGGTATTATTTTTGGGGTCGAAATTCACCAGCCGGTTATACAGCACCTGTGAGCTGGCCACGAAGGTCGGGCCGGAGCTGGCGATCTGCGGGTTAAAAGATTCCGGAGATGCTTCAGAACAGTAAATCAGCGTGTCGTTAGATGCCGCCAGCGCGGCGCTTGCCGGTAAGAGTGTGCTCAGCGCCAGCGCGAGCAGCGTTTTCCCTGTATTCATTGTTATGCCTTATGGATTTTTATGACAGACAGTGATCACAGCACAGCAATATAAAACTGGCAAATAACGAATCACTATCAGGTTATTCTAATGCCGCGTTTTTTGTTGAATATTCATCCACTGAATCGCTGAAAATTTGCGTTAAGTATTTTCGCAAAGGTCAAGCCCTGAAGACGTTCTCAATACGACGAGAATTCAACGCTTTTAGCCTCTCTTCTGTCGTTTGTTTACATGCCGGTTTGCGTAAAGTAGACGTGTGAAGAAGTCTATGGGATGAAAACGTGGCAAAAACTCTCTTGCGCAGCGGCGATCTGGATGATTTTCAGGCAGTTGGCGGCGGCGGTCAGGCCGTATTTGATTCGGCACTGCAAATTCGTGAAGCATTACGTCTGCGTAAACAGCAGGCGATGGTAGATTGTCTGGCAATCCCGCAGGTTAACGATGATGGCGATCGCGTTGACTGGTATTCGCCGATTGACGGACGCGCCATCTCGTGGAAAGCCGCTGATGAGGACGCGCGTTTTCGCGCTCTGCGCTATCTGGAAAGCACCCTCGACAGCGCCGCCGCGCTGAGCCGCAAAAGCCTGCAATCAAATAAAACCGCGCAACAGCTGTTTGGCTCGCTGTTGGAAAAAGCCTTGCAGTTTCCCGGCGTTAACCACGTTTTCCTGGTGGATGGCAAACCGGTTATCACCTTCTGGGGCTTTGTTAATCTGAACGAAAGCGCCCGTGACGACGTGCTGGCCTGTCTGCGCGAGCAGGCGCTGCCGGAACCGGTAATTTCGCTGGTTGAGCCACCCGAGCCGGAAGAAGAGCCCGCGCCGGTGGTTAATTTCAGCCAGGCGGACGAACCGCTGATCGCTCCGCCGCCCGTGGTGAAAACCGAAGAGGTTGCTGAAGCCGTTTATGAAAAACCCCAGCCTGCGGCCTCCGTTACCCCAGCGCCTGCGCCGGAACCGGCTGCCGCGCCTGTGGCTAAAAAACGTTCCCCTGCGCTGTGGCTGCTGCCCGTCGCGGCGCTGGTCGCCGTTGCCGTCGCCGCGCCCATGCTGCTGAAACAACAGGTTACCCCTGAAACGCCGCTGGCCAGCGCCGCCGCGCCCGTTACCCCGCCCGTGCCGGTGACGCCTGCGCCACAGCTCACCGCTTCCCTGCCGCTGCATCAGGCGGATGTCGTCGCCGTGAAAACCACGGTTGTCGAAGAGAAGAAAACCGCCCCGGCGGTGATCGCCGCCATCCCGAAAGACGTGATGGTGATGGATGCCATTCAGGTGAAAACCGGTAATACCCGCTTCCTGAATGGTAACTGGCGCGTAACGCCAGAGATCAAAGATCACGCCACCGGCAAAGCGCCGACCCTGCGCTACCAGATCCAGAACAACAAAGGCACGGCCCGTCTGGTCCAGGCTGGCAATATCACCTGCCGCGCCGATCTGTTCTCTGGTCTGCATCAGACCGGCGAACTGATGATCAAAAGCCGCAGCAATGCGCGTTGCAGCGATGGCTCCCGCTACCCGATGCCGGAAATCACCTGCACCGCGGGCAGCAATGATATTGCGCAATGTACCGCACGCTATGACGGCAACACCGTTGTGCCGGTAACCTTCAGAAAAACAGGTGCCTGATTTTATGCTGGTAAATCTTTGCGACTACAAACAGAGCGTGACGCTGATTGCCAACAGCGGCGTGCAGTTTCTTGATTTCGGGCTGACGCCGCTGGTGTCCACCCACAATGGCCGTTTCGTGCGTAAAACCGCCAACGGCCCGCTGCTGCGTCTGGATTACGATCTGGTGAACGAGCGCTTTACCCTGCCCGCCAGCAACGGCGGCCCGGCGGAAGTGGTCAAGCCGGAAAACACTATCGGCCTGCTGGCGTCCCTCGCCCTGCTTGACGGCGTCTGGCTGCCGATCCCGTTTTTACGTTTCAACCCGCCGCGTACCTTTGTGGAAGGCCCGGATAACTGGGCGCGGGTGCAGATCCGCAAGCTCAGCGAGCCGGACAGCAACGGTCACACCCACCGCGTGACGGTGGCCCTCGACAGCCAGATCAACGATCTCTCCCCTGCCGCCCTTGCGCCCATTGAAAACGACATTCTGAACGGTACGCGTTTTTCACTGGCGTGGCGCGATGATGAAGTGGCGGATTTCCTCGATCAGACGTGGATCGACGGCTGGCTGCGGGAAGTCTTTTTGCAGGCCATCCAGGATGAAAACCGCAGCGAGCGCGACGTGGCGCAGGCGCTGCGCGGCTTTGAATATCAGGCGCACTGGCTGAACCTGATGACGCTGCTCGGCGAGCAGCTCAGCGTGCCTGAAGTGAAGATCGTTACCCATACGCTCAGCACCCCGGCGATCCCGGTGGATTTAATTCTCGACGTGGGCAACACCCATACCTGCGGTGTGATCATCGAAGATCATGGCGATGCCAACGATGGCCTGCGCCAGACCGCCGAACTCCAGGTGCGCTCTCTTAGCGAACCGCAATTTTTAAATGAACCGCTGTTCACAAGCCGCCTTGAGTTTTCCGAAGCGCGCTTTGGCAAACAGCATTTCTCGGTGGAAAGTGGTCGTGAAGATGCTTTTATCTGGCCGTCCATCGTGCGCGTGGGTGACGAAGCCCGCAAACTGGCGACGGGTCGTCTGGGCACCGAAGGCAACAGCGGCATCTCCAGCCCGCGCCGTTACCTGTGGGATGAAACCCCGGTGTTGCAGGACTGGCGCTTCAGCCAGATGAACAGCAAATCCCAGCGCGAGCCGCTGGCGACCGCCTTCCCGTTGATGAACCTGATGAACGACGATGGCCAGCCGCTCTACACGCTGCCGCTGGACGAACGTCTGCCGGTCTTTTCGCCGCAGTACAGCCGCAGCACGCTGATGACCCATATGCTGTGCGAACTGCTGGCGCAGGCGTTAGGACAGATTAACAGCGTGGCGACGCGTCTGCGTCTGGGCTTCCCCGCCTCGCCGCGTCAGCTGCGCACCATTATTCTTACCCTGCCGTCTGCGATGCCGAAACAGGAGCGCGAGATCTTCCGTCGCCGCATGTTCGAAGCCATCGCGCTGGTGTGGAAAGCGATGGGCTGGCACCCGCAGGACGATGATTTCGCCAGCCGCAAGCAGCAGGAAAAAAGCGTCGTGCCGGTACCCCGCATTCAGATGGAGTGGGACGAAGCCAGCTGTGGTCAGCTGGTGTGGCTGTATAACGAAGCCATTTCCCACTTTGCCGGACAGACGGAAACCTTTTTCGCCTCCCTCGCCCGCCCGGATCGCCCCACAGCGCCTGGCGAAGCGCCGGGACGCGCCTTGCGGGTGGCGTCCATTGATATCGGCGGCGGCACTACCGATATGGCGATCACCCACTATCAGCTGGATGACGGCACCGGCAGCAACGTCAAAATCACGCCGCAACTGCTGTTCCGCGAAGGCTTCAAAGTCGCAGGCGATGACATTCTGCTGGATGTGATCCAGCGCTGCGTGCTGCCCGCGCTGCAAACCCAGCTGCAAAAAGCGGGCATTACTGACGCCGCCGCGCTGATGGCGACACTGTTCGGCGACTCCGGGCGCATTGACACCCAGGCGGTACTGCGCCAGCAAACCACCCTGCAACTCTTTATGCCGGTGGGTCATGCGATCCTGGCGGCCTGGGAATCCAGCGACGTTAACGATCCGCTGGCCGGTCTGCACGCCACCTTTGGCGATCTGATCAAACAGCCGCCGACGCGCAACGTGCTTAACTATCTGAAACAGGCCATCGATCCGGCGCTGCCACAGGGCGCAGCGGAATTCGATATTTTCGCCGTGCCGTTACAGGTCAATTTCAGCGAACTGCAAAGCGCGATGCTCGCCGGGCAGTTCACCCTGACCGCCCCGCTGCATGCGGTGTGCGAGGCCATCTCCCACTACTGCTGCGATGTACTGCTGATCACCGGGCGTCCGGGCTGTCTGCCGGGCGTGCAGGCGCTGATCCGTCATCTGCAACCGGTGCCGGTCAACCGCATGGTGTGGCTGGATAAATACCGCGTGCATGAGTGGTATCCGTTCAGCCAGCAGGGGCGCATCGGCAACCCGAAATCAACCGCCGCCGTGGGCGCCATGCTGTGCAGCCTGGCGCTGGATCTGCGTCTGCCACGCTTTAACTTTAAAGCGGCGGACATCGGCGCGTATTCCACCGTGCGCTATCTCGGCGTGCTGGATAACACCGTTAATACGCTGCGCGACGAGAACGTCTGGTATCACGATATCGATCTGGACAAGCCCGGCGCGAAGCTCGACGCCAGACTGCATTTCCCGCTGCGCGGCAACGTCACGCTCGGCTTCCGTCAGCTGGCCAACGCCCGCTGGCCCGCGACGCCGCTGTATACGCTCAGCATCAATTCGCCGGAGCTGGCGAAAGCCATTGCCGGAGACGGCGTGCTGAATGTGCGCCTGCAATTTACCGGCGGCAGCAAAGCCCAGGGGCCGGAAGCCTTCAACCTGAGCGATGCCTGGCTGACGGACGGCACCCCGGTGGATGCCGATGCGTTGACGTTTAAACTGAATACGCTGGCCGATCGCCGTCACAGCGGCAGCCACTACTGGATCGACAGCGGGAGTGTGTACCTGAAATGAAAGCGCCTTTAAAAATTTCCCAGGCCGTGATGTCCTGGGTGCATGACACCCGCGCCCATGCGCCACTGCTCGACGATGACGCCGACGCCCTGCTGGCGCGCCTTACCGCCGCGTCGGCCCAGGAATCCGTGCTGATGCAGGCGGCAGAGACCACCTGCACGGTGGCGCTGTACGGTCATTCGCAGGCATCGAAAGCGCACCTGCTCGCCGCCCTGTGCAACAGCGGCAATGGCCGGGTGAATGTTAAACCCGGCGACAAAACCCTCGACTACTTTACCCATATCAATCCGGGCCATGCGCTGACCGGTATGGCGCTGCGTTTCACACAGACCAGCGCGACCCCTGACGAGCGTTTCCCGCTGCAACTGGGCATTCTGAGCGAAGCAGAACTGGTGCAGGTGTTTATCGCCCATGCGCAGCATCTGCCGGATCTGCGCATGGTGGATAAAAGCGTCATTGAAGATCGGCTGACCCGCTGGCGCGCCCTGCGCCAGCCGCAACAGGTGCCGGGGATCACCGCCGACGAGGTGGGCGCAATTGCCCGTTTCTGGCGCGCCACTGTCCCGTCTGCCCGCCAGCAGCTGGACGACAGGTTATGGTATGAGTTTATTACGCTGTTGCCGTCGCTGGATCTCAGCGCCCGCGCCAGCGCATGGTCGCTGCTGTGGGGCGAGCATCAGGAGTTAACACAACAGTGGCTGGCGCTGGCGCACATCCTGCATCAGACCGGTAATGCCCGCGCGCTCGCCGCCCCGCTCAGCCTGTTGGTGGATAACTTCGCCCTGCCGACGGAGGGTTTTCTGAACCCGCAGCCGACGGACGGCGACAGCGCCCACGGCGAAGTGGTGGTGCATCCCTGGTCGGAAGATCGGTTACATAACGCCGTCAGCATCCCGCTTGCCACCCTGGCGCTGCTGACCCGTGAACTGGTGCTGCCGGTGGAAAACGGTGTGCTGGACGGCGTGGATATTCTCGATATTCCGGTACCTGCCCTGGGCGCGCAGCCGTCGCTGCAAAACAGTAAATGCCGCTGGCTGCCCGACCATTATCGTCAGCAGTTGCAGCCGGACGTGCTGATGATCTGTAACGCCACGCCGCAGCGCAGCGAAACCGCCACTACCGCGCGCACGCTGCTCAACTGGGTGAAGGAAACCCAGTCCGGCCAGGAAACGGCGCTGCCGGGGCTGGTATGGGCGATTACCCCGCAGGATGCGCGTTTCACTACCGCGCAGAATCTGGATGAGACCGTGCAACAGCTGCTCGGCAAACCGGGGCAATACTGGGGTACGTTACAGGCGCTGGATGCCAGCAGTCTGCAACGTCTGATCGAGTGGCTGTCGCAGGCCACGGCTGCTTCACAGCGCACGGTGCGCCTGAAAGCGCTGCGCGATCGCCATCTGCAATTGCTGCGCGATCTGATGCAACACTGGACCGCGCCGCTGAAAGAGACGCCGGAAAGCCAGCGCGCCCGCGCTGAAGCGGCGATCCGCGAATTACAGGGCCAGGCGAGCCGTCACGGTGAACTGCTGGACGCTTTACTGCCGGAGATGAAGCATTTCGACGCGCTGTGGAAGGTGCAGCAGCCGCGCGAAGAAAAAGTCAGCGGGCTGTTTAACGACGCCATCGATCTGTTTGCTGATGTCGCCGCGCAGCCGGAAACCGTCACGGCGGCGAAAGACACCGGCCATCAGGCCCATGCGATGTGGATCAATCACCTGCGTCAGTGGAGCCGTAACGACGTCAGCGCCGAACGCTTAGGGTTGACCCCTGCCGCGCTGCGCCAGGTCGCGGATACACTGATCGTCACCAGCTATCGGCTGGAACTGCCGCAAAGTTTACAGCAGATCATGCAGCGCGATACCGCCTGCGCCGCGCAGCTGCATGCCGCGATAGGTAATTTTATTGCCTGGCTTGGCTATGCGTCGCTGCCGGAAGATCAGCGTCCTGCCAGCCGGGTGCAGAAAGGCCAGGGTATTTTCAGCGCCAGCGCCCCCGCAGCCAGCGATGCCCGCCTGACGCGTCTTGGCGAGCAGCCGGTTCATGCCGCCACGCGCTATGTGTATGACTGGCTGGTTGCGCTGTATACCCGCAGCAATGAAAACATCGGCTATCAGCATCCGCTTGATGTGCCGTTGGCGATGCGTAAGAAACTGATTAAGCTGGTGTGATGGTGATTGCCGGGATTTAACGCCGGGTGGCGCTATGCTTACCCGGCCTACCGATCTGGCGTAGGCCCGGCAAGCGCAGCGCCGCCGGGCACCGGATGCCCATAATTTCGGTGGACATACCCCGTAGGCCCGGCAAGCAACGCGCCGCCGGGCACTGCCCCTTTCCACACCACATCCACATTTCGCTCCCCGCCGAAGCATCCGTCTTTCATCCCCATTACGCTGGCTGAAATTCAACGACGGAGAAAATCCATGATCGCAGTTCTTTTTGAGGCCGACGCCCTGCCGCACGCGCAGGATCGCTATTTCCAGCTGGCGGCTGAACTTAAGCCCTTGCTGACACAGACGGCAGGTTTTATTTCTATCGAACGTTTCCAGAGCCTGAGCACGCCGGGAAAAATCCTTTCGCTTTCCTGGTGGGAAGATGAAGAGGCTGTGGCTGGCTGGAAGCACAATCTGCGCCATCTCGCCGCCCAGCAGGAAGGGAAAACCTCGATCTTTTCCTTCTACCGAATTCGCGTCGCCACCGTGTTCCGCGACTATTCCTCTGATAAAGGAGCCCATGCCCATGCATGATATTCACGTGATCCTCAGCAATGCGCCCGGCGCGCTGGCTTCGCTAGGTTGCGAGCTGGGCAAAAACGGTGTCGGGCTGGAAGGCGGCGGTGTCTTTTCCGTGGCGGACGTCAGCCACGCCCATTTTCTGGTGGAAGACGGTGAAAAGGCGCGTGCCGTGCTGCTTGCCGCCGGTTTTGAAGTCGTGAAGATCAGTCGGCCGGTGATCAGAAAACTGCCGCAAAAACGCCCCGGCGAGCTGGGAGAAATTGCAGAGGCGCTGGCCCGCCACGGCATCAATATTCTGGT
Coding sequences within:
- a CDS encoding DMT family transporter; this translates as MNQSLTLAFLVAAGIGLVVQNTLMVRITQSSSTILIAMLLNSLVGIVLFVSILLIKNGFAGFSELAATVRWWTIIPGLLGSFFVFASISGYQYVGAATTIAVLVASQLIGGLVMDVLKSQGIPLRALIGPVCGAVLLVVGAWLVARRQF
- a CDS encoding NADP-dependent oxidoreductase, yielding MSQNSQRNRRWVLASRPKGAPVKENFRLEEDDIATPGEGQVLLRTLYLSLDPYMRGRMSDAPSYTPPVQIDEVMCGGTVSQVVKSFSPDFAEGDLVLGYSGWQEFEISDGSGLVKLQETEHPSWALGVLGMPGFTAYMGLLDIGQPKSGETLVVAAATGPVGATVGQIGKLKGCRVVGVAGGEEKCRYAVEKLGFDACIDHRADDFAEQLKKACSEGIDIYYENVGGKVFDAVLPLLNSAARVPVCGLVSGYNATDLPDGPDRLSLLMGTILKKRLRVQGFIINQDYGHRLDEFRNEMIPWVKEGKIQYREHITDGLENTPDAFIGLLEGKNFGKLVIKVAERS
- a CDS encoding GNAT family N-acetyltransferase, which gives rise to MNIRYAHKDDCAAIAEIFNHAVLHTAAIWNDATVDVDNRIAWFEARSLAGYPVLVSEENGTVTGYASFGDWRAFDGFRHTVEHSVYVHPAHQGKGIGQALMIRLIEEAKRIGKHVMVAGIESQNHASIHLHEKLGFTITAQMPQVGTKFGRWLDLTFMQLQLDNRSEPDALP
- a CDS encoding ABC transporter substrate-binding protein; this encodes MNTGKTLLALALSTLLPASAALAASNDTLIYCSEASPESFNPQIASSGPTFVASSQVLYNRLVNFDPKNNTPVPSLATEWKISPDGKTYTFTLRQGVKFNSNKYFKPTRDFNADDVIFSVLRQKNADHPYHNVSQGNYEYFNDVGLDKLIKDVKKLDDYHVQFVLNEPNAAFLADWGMDFASILSSEYADAMLKKGTPEYVDTWPIGTGPYALQQYKVDSLIRYVANPNYWDGEVPTKHLIFSITPNVQTRLAKLQTNECQIIPAPAPVQFDEIKKNKDLTLHSVDALNVGYLAFNTEKKPFDNVLVRQALNYATDKKAIVDAVFLGSGTVAKSPLPPNMLGFNKDLKDYQYDPEKAKALLKQAGVAEGTEVTLWSMPVQRPYNPNSKRIAEMIQSDWAKVGVKAKIVSYEWGEYLSGMRKGEHDSALFGWMSDNGDPDNFADVLLGCNSIKTGSNAARWCDKGYNDLVEKAKLTSVPEERARLYEQAQEVFYQQAPWIALANGKTFYATRSNVSGYSVSLMGSDFSKAKVN
- a CDS encoding DUF2526 family protein produces the protein MSHLDEVIARVDATIDENVIAHMNELLIALSDDAELSREERYQQQQRLRHAIAHKDRHNKEELEARREHLTQGGVIL
- a CDS encoding helix-turn-helix domain-containing protein, with translation MNTITDNINQRISVRIRLEREARGWSLSDLANRAGVSRAMIHKIEKGESSPTATLLARLSGAFGISMSTLIARAEMQEGKLLRFADQPLWRDPQTHYLRRHVSPRTDLPLDLVQVELPPGSDIPMPASSYALARQLIWLQEGELTFVEGDTRHQMHAGDCLELGPPNDCRFINDSAEICRYLVVRLNHSGS
- a CDS encoding GntR family transcriptional regulator, with translation MLDLVKAQRMSLTMQVEVSLKSALIVGALKPGARLITKEIADQLGTSITPVREALLRLVSAGALHATPAQAFLVPEVRRERYLEINAIRKKVEGMAVEVACANLDADKMKKLQQLAASYQEALASGNIEQTLQANRTFRFCLYDYAEMPTLTAIIEQLWVRLGPCFNYLYPSSESLMRSHGAYDELLSSLEKGQCAESKQAIIDAIEVGETILLRQYDNDMH